The following coding sequences lie in one Veillonellales bacterium genomic window:
- a CDS encoding lactate permease LctP family transporter: MTWVQNYSPLGSIGLSALVAAIPLFILLYLLGIKQSKGHVAAFWGLASGILVAILAFQMPVGLAISATLNGILFGIFPIIWIIVTAIWVYNMTVEAGEFEIIKNSLASITDDRRLQAIFIAFAFGSFLEGTAGFGTPVAITAAMLVGLGFNPVYAATICLIANTAPVAFGAIGTPVVVLGQVSGIDPFTLSKIIGRQLPFLSVIVPLWVVVMMCGWKRAMEVLPAVLVAGVCFAGTQYYTSNHISVYLPDITSAFVTIIGLLIFLNVWKPSKIWHFPDEAAATADSKVELQYSLSQVLRAWAPYIILAVFVFLWADNRFLGFKNVLVGWEKALGLTAVTWPGLHNLVIRTAPIVAKDAPYAATWGINFLSAGGSAIFAAGIVSLLIIPHYGVGRAVACFGRTIKILIYPILTVTMVLGLAYVMNYSGMSSTLGLAFTATGAAFPFFAPVLGWLGVFLTGSDTSANALFGSMQKTAATQIGIDPNLCVAANSSGGVCGKMISPQSIAVACASAGLVGKESTIFRAAVPHSIAMLLFICVLTYLQAYVLNWMLP, translated from the coding sequence ATGACATGGGTTCAAAATTATAGTCCCCTGGGAAGTATAGGACTTTCGGCGCTTGTTGCCGCCATTCCACTTTTTATTCTCCTGTATTTGCTGGGGATTAAACAATCAAAAGGTCATGTTGCGGCCTTTTGGGGTTTGGCTTCCGGAATTTTGGTAGCTATTTTGGCATTTCAGATGCCTGTTGGTTTAGCGATTAGTGCAACTCTTAATGGCATTTTGTTCGGTATTTTCCCGATTATCTGGATTATCGTAACCGCCATTTGGGTTTACAATATGACAGTTGAAGCCGGTGAATTCGAAATCATTAAAAATTCCCTGGCTTCCATAACGGATGATCGCCGTTTGCAGGCTATTTTTATTGCTTTTGCCTTTGGTTCCTTCCTGGAAGGTACTGCCGGGTTCGGTACGCCGGTAGCTATTACGGCCGCTATGCTGGTTGGACTCGGGTTTAATCCGGTTTATGCCGCGACAATCTGCCTGATTGCCAATACAGCTCCGGTTGCCTTCGGCGCTATCGGTACTCCGGTTGTCGTTCTCGGACAGGTCAGCGGGATTGATCCGTTCACATTGAGTAAAATTATTGGCCGTCAGCTGCCGTTCCTTTCGGTTATCGTGCCTCTATGGGTAGTTGTGATGATGTGCGGCTGGAAGCGGGCTATGGAAGTGTTGCCGGCAGTATTGGTAGCCGGTGTTTGTTTTGCCGGCACCCAGTACTATACTTCCAATCATATTAGCGTCTATTTGCCGGATATCACTTCTGCCTTCGTTACGATTATTGGGCTACTGATTTTTCTTAATGTATGGAAGCCATCTAAAATCTGGCATTTTCCTGACGAAGCGGCGGCTACTGCCGATAGTAAAGTAGAGCTGCAATATTCTCTCAGTCAGGTGCTTCGTGCCTGGGCCCCTTATATCATTTTGGCTGTTTTTGTCTTCCTGTGGGCTGATAATAGATTCCTGGGTTTCAAAAATGTCCTGGTTGGCTGGGAAAAAGCCCTTGGCTTGACAGCTGTTACGTGGCCGGGACTGCATAATCTGGTTATCAGAACGGCCCCGATTGTGGCGAAAGATGCTCCGTATGCGGCGACTTGGGGAATCAACTTCCTGTCTGCCGGCGGGTCGGCAATTTTTGCCGCAGGCATAGTTTCCCTGCTGATTATTCCCCACTATGGCGTCGGTCGGGCTGTTGCTTGTTTTGGCAGAACAATTAAAATACTGATTTACCCAATTCTTACTGTTACTATGGTACTTGGTTTAGCATATGTGATGAATTACTCCGGTATGAGTTCTACTTTAGGACTGGCCTTTACGGCAACCGGGGCGGCATTCCCTTTCTTTGCTCCTGTTCTTGGCTGGCTGGGTGTGTTCCTGACCGGATCGGATACTTCGGCCAATGCGCTGTTTGGCTCCATGCAGAAGACGGCTGCGACGCAGATTGGTATCGACCCGAACCTGTGTGTGGCTGCTAACTCCTCCGGTGGTGTCTGCGGCAAGATGATTTCACCCCAGAGTATTGCTGTTGCTTGCGCTTCAGCCGGCTTGGTCGGGAAAGAATCCACCATTTTCCGGGCGGCAGTGCCTCATAGTATTGCTATGCTGCTCTTCATCTGTGTATTGACTTATCTCCAGGCATATGTACTGAACTGGATGCTGCCATAA
- a CDS encoding menaquinone biosynthesis decarboxylase, translating into MAFTDLREFINGLEERGWLKRIQQSVDCQLEITEITDRVSKMSGDKNVALLFENVKGYDVPVLINAFGSMERMAFALGVEKIDDIAREIGSILRLPYISLQNKLELVKIIPTAKRAIHFPKYVKSGPCKEVIIKDQPSLEKFPILQCWPGDAGRFITLPLVFTKNPLTGKRNVGMYRLQVFDGQTTGMHWHIHKNGAANYRAYREMGKDRIEVAVAIGGDPALTYAATAPLPRDIDEMVFAGFLRKKSVELVKCETVDVEVPAQAEIILEGYVNMDEMRREGPFGDHTGYYSLADQYPVFHITCITHRKNPIYPATVVGKPPMEDCFLAKATERIFLPILKMQLPEIVDINLPLEGVFHNCAVISIKKSYPQQAKKVMHAIWGMGQMMFTKMLIVVDQHVNVQDMNEVWWRVFNNIDARRDIVMVDGPLDVLDHSSPMPKWGTKVGIDATKTWPEEGQNREWPDEIVMSDEIKKIVDAKWKDLNLG; encoded by the coding sequence TTGGCATTTACTGATTTACGGGAGTTTATTAATGGCTTGGAAGAACGGGGCTGGCTGAAACGTATTCAGCAAAGTGTGGATTGCCAGCTGGAAATTACGGAGATAACGGACAGGGTATCGAAAATGTCCGGCGATAAGAATGTGGCACTGCTGTTTGAAAATGTGAAAGGGTATGATGTGCCGGTATTGATCAATGCTTTTGGCAGTATGGAGCGCATGGCTTTTGCCCTCGGTGTAGAAAAGATTGATGATATTGCCCGGGAAATCGGCAGTATTCTTCGGCTTCCCTATATTTCTTTGCAGAATAAACTGGAGCTTGTCAAAATTATTCCGACAGCCAAACGGGCTATTCACTTTCCCAAATATGTAAAGAGCGGTCCTTGTAAAGAGGTTATTATTAAAGATCAGCCGTCTTTGGAAAAATTTCCGATTTTGCAATGCTGGCCGGGTGATGCCGGACGATTTATTACGCTGCCCCTGGTGTTTACCAAAAATCCGCTGACCGGGAAACGAAATGTGGGGATGTACCGTTTGCAGGTTTTTGACGGACAGACTACCGGCATGCACTGGCATATCCATAAAAACGGTGCGGCTAACTACCGGGCATACCGTGAAATGGGCAAAGACCGGATTGAAGTTGCCGTAGCGATTGGCGGTGATCCCGCGTTGACGTATGCTGCTACGGCTCCTCTGCCCCGGGATATTGACGAGATGGTCTTTGCCGGCTTTCTGCGGAAAAAATCGGTAGAATTAGTCAAGTGCGAAACTGTGGATGTAGAAGTTCCCGCCCAGGCCGAAATTATTTTGGAAGGTTACGTCAATATGGATGAAATGCGGCGGGAAGGTCCTTTTGGCGATCATACCGGTTATTATTCTTTAGCCGACCAATATCCGGTTTTTCATATTACTTGTATTACCCATCGAAAAAATCCGATTTATCCGGCAACGGTTGTGGGAAAACCGCCGATGGAAGACTGCTTCCTGGCGAAAGCGACCGAGCGCATTTTTTTACCGATACTTAAAATGCAGCTACCGGAAATTGTGGATATCAATCTTCCCTTGGAAGGGGTTTTTCATAACTGTGCGGTGATTTCGATTAAAAAAAGCTATCCGCAGCAGGCTAAAAAGGTGATGCATGCGATTTGGGGCATGGGACAAATGATGTTTACCAAAATGCTCATTGTTGTGGACCAGCATGTCAATGTACAGGATATGAACGAGGTGTGGTGGCGGGTTTTTAATAACATCGATGCCCGCCGGGATATTGTAATGGTGGATGGACCGCTGGATGTACTGGACCATTCTTCGCCCATGCCCAAATGGGGGACGAAAGTGGGCATTGATGCAACGAAAACCTGGCCGGAAGAAGGACAAAACCGGGAATGGCCGGATGAAATCGTCATGTCCGATGAGATTAAAAAAATTGTGGATGCGAAGTGGAAGGATTTAAATCTTGGGTAA
- a CDS encoding UbiA-like polyprenyltransferase codes for MGKLKAHLDNIALSHSVFALPFAYMGAVLAVGGIPGGWDLFWITLAMVGARSAALALNNFIDLKYDRLHPRFTKRPMVTGEVKKGEAVLLVAASLGIFLLAAANLHPLCLKLAPLAVIPLVVYPYMKRFSWTCHLVLGLALSIAPVGAWIAIRGDLTLPVLLLGLAVGVWIAGFDVIYGCQDVEFDKAHGLHSMPVRFGINGALGLTKVMHGISVACFLSIGGLLQLSWPYYMGVGLAAAVLVYQHAIVRYDNLTKVTQAYFMRNGLVGISVFIFTLISIF; via the coding sequence TTGGGTAAATTGAAAGCACATTTGGATAATATAGCTTTGTCTCATTCGGTGTTTGCTTTGCCGTTTGCTTATATGGGAGCAGTGCTGGCTGTTGGCGGAATTCCCGGCGGCTGGGATTTATTTTGGATTACTCTGGCGATGGTTGGCGCGCGAAGCGCCGCCTTGGCGTTAAATAATTTTATTGATTTGAAATATGACCGGCTTCATCCCCGCTTTACCAAGCGGCCGATGGTCACCGGCGAGGTAAAGAAAGGGGAGGCTGTTTTACTGGTGGCAGCCAGCCTGGGTATTTTTCTGCTGGCCGCCGCCAACCTGCATCCTTTATGTCTGAAATTGGCTCCGTTAGCGGTCATTCCTTTAGTGGTTTATCCTTATATGAAGCGCTTCTCCTGGACGTGTCATTTGGTACTGGGGCTGGCATTGTCCATTGCTCCCGTTGGCGCCTGGATTGCTATCCGGGGGGATTTGACGCTGCCGGTACTATTATTGGGCTTGGCGGTTGGTGTTTGGATTGCCGGGTTTGATGTGATTTATGGCTGTCAGGATGTGGAGTTTGATAAGGCACACGGTCTTCACTCCATGCCGGTACGTTTTGGCATAAATGGAGCTTTGGGATTAACTAAAGTAATGCACGGCATAAGCGTTGCCTGCTTTTTATCAATTGGCGGGCTGCTGCAGCTTTCCTGGCCCTATTATATGGGGGTGGGTTTGGCGGCAGCCGTATTGGTATACCAGCATGCGATTGTCCGGTATGATAATCTGACAAAAGTGACACAGGCTTATTTTATGCGGAATGGGCTGGTTGGTATTTCAGTCTTTATTTTTACCTTGATTAGTATATTTTAG
- a CDS encoding twin-arginine translocase TatA/TatE family subunit, which yields MFSFSMPELVLILVIALVVFGPGKLPEVGKALGKGIQEFRRATTGEPTKDVTVKAEVISEEKKPDEKK from the coding sequence ATGTTTAGCTTCAGCATGCCGGAATTAGTATTGATCTTAGTAATTGCTCTGGTGGTATTTGGTCCGGGGAAATTGCCGGAAGTAGGGAAGGCGCTGGGCAAGGGGATTCAGGAATTCCGTCGGGCGACAACCGGTGAACCCACTAAGGATGTGACTGTAAAAGCTGAGGTTATCAGCGAGGAGAAAAAGCCGGACGAAAAGAAGTGA
- the tatC gene encoding twin-arginine translocase subunit TatC: MSENNTPVDDGEQQEMVTDPKEMSLIEHLAELRKRLIIMIVAVAIGSTACYFYAAELVHFITAPAGKLYYLNPAEAFFTYLKVSFFAGFLLALPIVLYEVWAFVVPALTLKERLATLILVPASVVLFFVGLAFSYFFVLPAGIKFFMGFATDDLQPLFSLGQYLSFVISFLVPFGFIFEMPLFVLVLAKLGIISSGFLIAKRKVVLVLSFVVGALISPTPDIFSQCMVAIPMIILYEISILIVKYILRK, translated from the coding sequence ATGTCTGAGAATAATACTCCTGTCGACGATGGCGAACAGCAGGAAATGGTGACAGATCCGAAAGAAATGTCGCTGATTGAGCATTTGGCAGAACTGCGCAAACGTCTGATTATCATGATTGTCGCTGTGGCAATCGGCAGTACCGCCTGTTATTTTTATGCAGCCGAGCTTGTCCATTTCATTACGGCACCTGCCGGCAAGTTGTATTATTTAAACCCGGCGGAAGCTTTTTTTACGTATTTAAAAGTATCCTTTTTTGCCGGTTTTTTATTGGCTTTGCCGATTGTGCTATATGAAGTATGGGCTTTTGTTGTACCGGCTTTGACGCTCAAAGAGCGGCTGGCTACTCTTATATTGGTTCCGGCGTCGGTGGTGCTGTTTTTTGTCGGCCTGGCCTTTTCTTATTTTTTTGTGCTGCCTGCCGGTATTAAATTTTTTATGGGATTTGCTACTGACGATCTCCAGCCCCTATTTTCATTGGGACAATACTTGTCCTTTGTGATTTCGTTTTTGGTTCCTTTTGGCTTTATTTTCGAAATGCCCTTATTTGTGCTTGTGCTTGCCAAGCTGGGAATTATCAGTTCCGGCTTTTTGATTGCCAAACGCAAAGTCGTTCTGGTGCTGTCTTTTGTTGTCGGTGCCTTGATTTCGCCGACACCTGATATTTTTTCCCAGTGCATGGTGGCCATTCCGATGATTATACTGTATGAGATTAGTATTTTAATCGTCAAATATATACTGCGTAAATAG
- a CDS encoding lactate permease LctP family transporter → MTWVQDYNPLGSVGLSALVAAIPLFILLYMLGIKRSKGHNAAGIAVVAAILLSIFVFKMPASLAISATLNGALTGIFPIVWIIVTAIWVYNMTVESGEFEIIKNSLASITEDRRLQALFIAFAFGSFIEGTAGFGTPVAITAAMLVGLGFNPVYAAGICLVANTAPVAFGGIGIPVVVLGQVSGIDPMTLSKIIGRQLPFLSVIVPLWVVVMMCGWKRAMEVLPAVIVAGICFAATQFFTSNYISVYLPDITSALVTIIGLLIFLNVWKPTNTWHFPDEKVAATGKVELQYSIGEVLRAWGPYIILAVLVFLWADDKFLGFKKVLVGWEKTLGLTSFAWPGLHNLVMRSAPVVAKTSPYAATYGINFLSAAGTAIFVSGILSLFIIPNYGAKRAVACFGKTIKVLIYPIITIALILGLAYIMNYSGMSSTLGLAFTSTGSAYPFFAPFLGWLGVFLTGSDTSSNALFGSMQQTAAQQLGIDPNLIVASNSSGGVCGKMISPQSIAVATAATGLVGEESTIFRFALPHSVAMIILIGMLTYAQAYVLHWMLP, encoded by the coding sequence ATGACATGGGTTCAAGATTATAATCCTCTGGGAAGTGTAGGTCTTTCGGCGCTTGTCGCCGCCATTCCGCTATTTATTCTTTTGTATATGCTGGGTATCAAGCGTTCGAAAGGGCACAACGCGGCCGGCATTGCCGTAGTGGCTGCAATTTTGCTATCTATTTTTGTCTTTAAAATGCCGGCCAGCTTGGCGATCAGTGCCACGCTTAACGGTGCTTTGACCGGTATTTTCCCAATTGTCTGGATTATTGTAACTGCTATCTGGGTTTACAATATGACAGTGGAATCCGGTGAATTCGAAATCATCAAAAATTCATTGGCGTCGATTACCGAAGATCGCCGTCTCCAGGCGCTGTTTATCGCTTTTGCTTTCGGTTCCTTTATCGAAGGCACTGCGGGATTCGGAACGCCGGTGGCTATTACGGCTGCTATGCTGGTGGGCCTTGGCTTTAACCCGGTTTATGCCGCCGGTATCTGCCTGGTTGCTAATACCGCTCCGGTTGCCTTTGGCGGTATCGGCATCCCGGTTGTCGTTCTTGGCCAGGTAAGCGGGATAGATCCAATGACACTCAGTAAAATTATTGGCCGTCAGCTGCCATTCCTTTCGGTTATCGTACCTCTGTGGGTCGTTGTAATGATGTGCGGCTGGAAACGGGCCATGGAAGTATTGCCGGCGGTGATTGTAGCTGGTATTTGCTTCGCTGCTACCCAGTTTTTCACTTCCAATTATATTAGTGTATACTTGCCGGATATTACCTCGGCTTTGGTTACCATTATTGGACTGCTGATTTTTCTCAATGTGTGGAAGCCTACCAATACGTGGCACTTTCCTGATGAGAAAGTTGCCGCTACCGGCAAAGTTGAACTGCAGTATTCCATAGGCGAAGTTCTTCGCGCCTGGGGTCCCTACATTATTTTGGCGGTTCTGGTTTTTCTGTGGGCTGATGATAAATTCCTGGGATTCAAGAAAGTATTAGTTGGCTGGGAGAAAACTCTTGGCTTGACATCCTTTGCCTGGCCTGGGTTGCATAACTTGGTTATGCGGTCAGCTCCGGTTGTGGCAAAGACTTCCCCCTACGCGGCAACGTATGGCATTAATTTCCTGTCGGCTGCCGGTACTGCTATTTTCGTGTCCGGAATTCTTTCCCTGTTCATCATCCCGAATTATGGCGCTAAACGGGCTGTTGCCTGCTTTGGTAAAACTATCAAAGTACTGATCTATCCAATCATCACTATTGCCTTGATTCTGGGCTTGGCTTATATTATGAACTATTCCGGCATGAGCTCTACCTTGGGCTTGGCCTTCACATCCACCGGTTCGGCTTATCCGTTCTTTGCACCGTTTCTTGGCTGGCTGGGTGTGTTTCTCACAGGTTCCGATACGTCGTCTAACGCATTGTTCGGCTCGATGCAGCAGACGGCTGCTCAGCAGCTGGGGATTGATCCCAATCTTATTGTTGCTTCTAACTCCTCCGGCGGTGTTTGCGGCAAGATGATTTCGCCGCAAAGTATTGCGGTTGCTACTGCTGCAACCGGTTTGGTTGGTGAGGAATCGACTATTTTCCGGTTTGCATTGCCTCACAGTGTGGCAATGATTATTCTGATTGGCATGCTAACGTATGCACAGGCGTATGTGCTGCACTGGATGCTGCCGTAA
- a CDS encoding formate--tetrahydrofolate ligase, producing the protein MKSDVEIAQAAAMKPISEVAAQIDIPAEELELYGKYKAKVSLDTWERVKSRPDAKLVLVTAINPTPAGEGKTTTTVGLGDALRRMKQKVVIALREPSLGPCFGIKGGAAGGGYSQVVPMEDINLHFTGDFHAITTAHNLLAAIVDNHIHQGNELNIDPRRITWRRVLDLNERALRSIICGLGGKANGVPRESGFDITVASEMMAILCLARGLDDMKQRIGKIIIGYTYDNRPVTAQDLKVTGALTLLFKDAIKPNLVQTLENTPAFVHGGPFANIAHGCNSVMATKFALKLADIVVTEAGFGADLGAEKFLDIKCRFAGIKPAAVVIVATVRALKMHGGVPKTDLVGENMAALEKGMDNLVKHIENMRKYGLPVVVAVNAFPTDTPQELEFVEKKCNALGAEVAVSAVWAKGGEGGLALAEKVLQATRKPADFKFLYDETAPIKDKIAVIAKEIYGAADIAYTPAADKTISELTALGYDKTPVCMAKTQYSLSDDAAKLGRPEHFTITVREVRVAAGAGFLVAITGQIMTMPGLPKHPAAERMDIDNNGKIVGLF; encoded by the coding sequence ATGAAAAGTGATGTAGAAATAGCCCAGGCAGCGGCAATGAAGCCAATCAGCGAGGTTGCCGCCCAGATTGATATTCCGGCGGAGGAGCTGGAACTTTACGGAAAATATAAGGCTAAGGTGTCCTTGGATACTTGGGAGCGGGTTAAATCCCGGCCCGATGCCAAGTTGGTCCTGGTAACGGCGATTAATCCCACTCCTGCCGGTGAAGGAAAGACCACGACAACAGTGGGACTGGGAGACGCGTTGCGCCGGATGAAGCAAAAAGTAGTGATTGCCCTGCGGGAGCCTTCTCTGGGTCCCTGCTTCGGTATTAAAGGCGGCGCGGCAGGCGGCGGTTATTCCCAGGTTGTGCCGATGGAAGATATCAATCTTCATTTTACCGGCGATTTTCATGCCATTACCACCGCGCACAATCTGCTGGCGGCGATTGTGGATAATCATATTCATCAGGGCAATGAACTGAACATCGATCCCCGGCGAATTACCTGGCGGCGTGTTCTTGATCTGAATGAACGGGCTTTGCGTTCTATTATTTGCGGCTTAGGCGGCAAAGCGAACGGCGTGCCCCGGGAAAGCGGCTTCGATATTACGGTAGCATCGGAGATGATGGCGATTCTGTGTCTGGCCCGGGGGCTGGACGATATGAAACAGCGGATTGGAAAGATTATTATTGGCTATACTTATGACAATCGGCCGGTTACGGCGCAGGATTTGAAAGTTACCGGTGCGCTTACGTTGTTGTTTAAGGATGCAATCAAACCGAATTTGGTGCAAACGCTGGAGAACACGCCGGCCTTTGTCCACGGCGGTCCTTTTGCCAATATCGCTCACGGCTGCAATAGTGTTATGGCGACGAAATTTGCCCTTAAACTGGCTGATATTGTCGTTACGGAAGCCGGTTTCGGCGCTGACCTGGGTGCCGAGAAGTTTTTGGATATTAAATGCCGGTTTGCCGGGATTAAGCCGGCGGCGGTGGTGATTGTGGCCACGGTGCGAGCGCTTAAGATGCATGGCGGAGTACCGAAAACCGACTTGGTGGGCGAAAATATGGCGGCCCTGGAAAAAGGCATGGACAATCTGGTCAAGCATATTGAAAATATGCGAAAATACGGTTTGCCGGTGGTTGTGGCTGTCAATGCTTTTCCGACGGACACGCCGCAGGAATTGGAATTTGTTGAAAAGAAATGCAACGCATTAGGCGCTGAGGTGGCCGTGTCCGCGGTTTGGGCCAAAGGCGGTGAAGGCGGCTTGGCTCTGGCGGAAAAGGTTTTGCAGGCTACCAGGAAACCTGCCGACTTTAAATTTTTATATGACGAAACAGCGCCGATTAAAGATAAGATTGCCGTGATTGCTAAAGAAATATATGGCGCGGCCGATATTGCCTACACTCCCGCAGCAGATAAAACGATCAGTGAACTGACTGCTTTAGGCTATGATAAAACTCCGGTTTGCATGGCTAAGACGCAATACTCTCTCAGCGATGATGCGGCCAAGCTCGGCCGGCCGGAACATTTTACGATTACCGTTCGGGAAGTGCGGGTGGCTGCCGGCGCCGGATTCTTGGTGGCGATTACCGGGCAGATCATGACGATGCCGGGACTGCCGAAGCATCCGGCGGCAGAACGGATGGATATTGACAATAACGGAAAAATTGTCGGGCTGTTTTAG
- the folD gene encoding bifunctional methylenetetrahydrofolate dehydrogenase/methenyltetrahydrofolate cyclohydrolase FolD, with translation MPAQILDGKVFSARIKEAVKEDLTAFRQEYGIVPGLAVIIVGANPASKIYVANKHKACGELGIYSEVISLPETVSKAELLDRIAQLNQADNIHGILVQLPLPEHLRAAEAEITNSICPEKDVDGFHPINVGKLSIGEEQLVPCTPWGCIKMLEFAGIPIAGKRAVVIGRSNIVGKPMFHLLLSRNATVTVCHSHTQQLADITRQADILVAAVGKPGFVTKAMVKPGAVVIDVGINRIADKKLAGDVDFDQVKEVAGYITPVPGGVGLLTIAMLLHNTVKAARIVMAKKNKL, from the coding sequence ATGCCTGCGCAAATTTTAGACGGCAAGGTATTTTCCGCTCGGATTAAAGAAGCGGTAAAAGAGGATCTGACCGCATTCCGGCAGGAGTATGGGATAGTGCCGGGATTGGCGGTTATTATTGTCGGAGCGAATCCTGCGTCAAAGATATATGTAGCCAACAAGCATAAAGCCTGTGGAGAGCTGGGGATTTATTCAGAAGTCATTTCGTTGCCGGAAACGGTAAGCAAAGCGGAATTGCTTGACAGAATCGCTCAATTGAATCAGGCGGACAATATCCATGGAATTTTGGTACAATTGCCTTTGCCGGAGCATCTGCGGGCCGCTGAGGCAGAGATAACGAATTCTATTTGTCCGGAAAAAGATGTAGACGGATTTCATCCGATCAATGTCGGCAAGCTCAGTATCGGCGAGGAACAGCTTGTTCCCTGCACTCCATGGGGCTGCATTAAAATGCTGGAATTTGCCGGGATTCCCATAGCCGGCAAGCGGGCGGTGGTGATCGGACGGAGCAATATCGTGGGTAAGCCGATGTTTCACTTGCTGCTGTCCCGTAATGCTACGGTTACGGTGTGCCATTCCCATACCCAGCAACTGGCCGATATTACCCGGCAAGCCGATATTTTGGTAGCGGCGGTTGGTAAACCTGGTTTTGTAACGAAAGCTATGGTGAAACCGGGAGCAGTGGTGATTGATGTCGGCATTAACCGTATAGCGGACAAGAAACTGGCAGGCGATGTGGACTTTGATCAGGTAAAGGAAGTTGCCGGTTATATTACGCCGGTTCCCGGCGGAGTCGGTTTGCTGACGATCGCTATGCTGCTGCATAATACGGTAAAAGCGGCAAGAATCGTAATGGCGAAAAAAAATAAACTATAG